From the genome of Geothrix sp. 21YS21S-4, one region includes:
- a CDS encoding tartrate dehydrogenase, translating into MREFRIAVIPSDGIGKEVVPEGIRVLEAAARKHGLRFRWDTFPWSCEYHLRTGRMMPEDGLDQIRHHDAIFLGAVGFPGVPDHVSLWGLLIPIRRGFRQYANLRPVKLMPGVPCPLAGREVGDIDFIVVRENNEGEYSSIGGRLYEGTDQEMAVQQSVFTRQGTDRILKVAFDLAQSRPKKHLTSATKSNGIAITMPYWDERVEAMSAGYPDVKVDRFHIDILAAHFVRNPHWFDVVVGSNLFGDILSDLGPACTGTIAIAPSANLNPEREFPSMFEPVHGSAPDIYGKGIANPVGQIWAGAMMLDHLGCSEAAASVLAAIETVLAKGPRTPDMGGTASTSDMGKAIAEAV; encoded by the coding sequence GTGCGCGAGTTCAGGATCGCCGTCATCCCCAGCGACGGCATCGGCAAGGAAGTGGTTCCGGAGGGCATCCGCGTGCTGGAGGCCGCGGCCCGGAAGCACGGCCTGCGGTTCCGGTGGGACACCTTCCCGTGGAGCTGCGAATACCATCTTCGGACGGGCCGGATGATGCCCGAGGACGGCCTCGACCAGATCCGCCACCATGACGCCATCTTCCTGGGCGCGGTCGGATTCCCCGGCGTGCCGGACCACGTGTCGCTGTGGGGCCTGCTGATCCCCATCCGCCGCGGCTTCCGCCAGTACGCCAACCTGCGTCCCGTGAAGCTCATGCCCGGCGTGCCCTGCCCCCTCGCGGGGCGGGAAGTAGGCGACATCGACTTCATCGTCGTGCGCGAGAACAACGAGGGCGAGTACTCCAGCATCGGCGGCCGCCTCTACGAGGGCACGGACCAGGAGATGGCCGTGCAGCAGAGCGTGTTCACCCGCCAGGGCACGGACCGCATCCTGAAGGTGGCCTTCGACCTCGCCCAGTCGCGGCCCAAGAAGCACCTCACCTCGGCCACCAAATCCAACGGGATCGCCATCACCATGCCCTACTGGGACGAGCGGGTGGAGGCCATGTCCGCGGGCTATCCCGACGTGAAGGTGGACCGGTTTCACATCGACATCCTCGCCGCCCACTTCGTCCGCAATCCGCACTGGTTCGACGTGGTGGTGGGCTCCAACCTGTTCGGCGACATCCTGTCGGACCTCGGCCCCGCCTGCACCGGCACCATCGCCATCGCCCCCAGCGCCAACCTGAACCCCGAGCGGGAGTTCCCCTCCATGTTCGAGCCCGTCCACGGTTCCGCGCCCGACATCTACGGGAAGGGCATCGCCAATCCGGTGGGCCAGATCTGGGCCGGCGCCATGATGCTGGACCACCTGGGCTGCTCCGAAGCCGCCGCCTCCGTCCTGGCCGCCATCGAAACGGTGCTGGCGAAAGGCCCGCGCACCCCCGACATGGGCGGAACCGCCAGCACCTCCGACATGGGAAAGGCCATCGCCGAAGCGGTGTGA
- the mazG gene encoding nucleoside triphosphate pyrophosphohydrolase → MEPTTLRAVMAALRKPETGCPWDLKQDHQSLARYLREEAAEVLDALAAHRPGDAATEAHLREELGDLWLQIAFHAQLAADRGAWDLHDVERTVVEKLVRRHPHVFAEVAVSGSEDVLANWAAIKREEKGLPPDQEPRLLEGIPAALSPLEEALEIGRRCAKVGFEWPDLEGVLDKVKEEVAELQAESDPQRVEEEFGDVLFSLMQWARKKGVDPDAALRRQMLRFRDRFAAVEDDARAHGGWEHRTLDEMEAAWQAAKRRAKP, encoded by the coding sequence ATGGAACCCACCACCCTCCGCGCCGTGATGGCCGCGCTCCGGAAGCCGGAGACGGGCTGCCCCTGGGACTTGAAGCAGGATCATCAGAGCCTGGCCCGCTACCTCCGCGAGGAGGCGGCGGAGGTGTTGGATGCGCTGGCGGCGCACCGGCCCGGCGACGCGGCCACGGAGGCCCATCTCCGGGAGGAGCTGGGCGATCTGTGGCTCCAGATCGCCTTCCATGCCCAATTGGCGGCGGACCGGGGGGCCTGGGACCTGCACGACGTGGAGCGGACCGTGGTGGAGAAGCTGGTGCGCCGGCATCCCCACGTGTTCGCCGAAGTGGCGGTTTCGGGCAGCGAGGACGTGCTGGCCAACTGGGCCGCCATCAAGCGCGAGGAGAAGGGGCTGCCTCCGGACCAGGAGCCGCGCCTACTGGAAGGCATTCCCGCCGCGCTGTCGCCGCTGGAGGAGGCCCTGGAGATCGGCCGCCGCTGCGCGAAGGTGGGCTTCGAGTGGCCCGATCTGGAGGGCGTCCTCGACAAGGTGAAGGAAGAGGTGGCCGAGCTGCAGGCGGAGTCGGATCCCCAGCGGGTGGAGGAGGAATTCGGCGACGTCCTGTTCAGCCTCATGCAGTGGGCGCGGAAGAAGGGCGTGGATCCCGACGCCGCCCTGCGCCGCCAGATGCTCCGCTTCCGGGACCGGTTCGCCGCGGTGGAGGATGATGCCCGCGCCCATGGCGGCTGGGAGCACCGGACCCTGGATGAGATGGAAGCGGCCTGGCAGGCGGCCAAGCGCCGCGCGAAGCCGTGA